From a region of the Mycobacterium intracellulare ATCC 13950 genome:
- a CDS encoding Rv1535 family protein has protein sequence MTAALYDDVVTVAPARTLRVVRDVPEIHVPEPVEEPRRSDFPLFGPGGDPLIHGACRLLSIPLRHVYAALWRVGVLEVRGQ, from the coding sequence ATGACCGCAGCTCTCTACGACGACGTCGTCACCGTCGCGCCCGCCCGCACCCTGAGGGTGGTACGCGACGTCCCCGAAATCCACGTCCCCGAGCCCGTGGAAGAGCCGCGCCGCAGCGACTTCCCGCTCTTCGGCCCGGGCGGCGACCCGCTGATCCACGGGGCCTGCCGGTTGCTCAGCATTCCGCTGCGCCACGTGTACGCGGCGCTGTGGCGGGTGGGTGTGCTCGAGGTTCGGGGCCAGTAG
- a CDS encoding NAD(P)H-dependent flavin oxidoreductase has protein sequence MRTRVAEMLGVEFPICAFSHCRDVVAAVTNAGGFGILGATAHSPARLRSELTWIEQQTGGKPYGVDLLLPPKYVGAEQGGIDTDQARTLLPEEHRAFVDDLLARYGVTAPAGDARPSVGGLNISPKSYQPLLDVAFDHDIRLIASALGPPPSDLVERAHAAGVLVAALAGTTRHAQRHAAAGVDLIVAQGTEAGGHTGEVATMVLVPEVVDAVAPVPVLAAGGIARGRQIAAALALGAEGVWCGSVWLTTEEAETVPVVKEKFLAATSSDTVRSRSMTGKPARMLRTAWTEEWDRPENPDPLGMPLQTALITEPQLRINSAAAHDGARARELATYFVGQVVGSLDRVRPTRSVVLDMVEEFIDTIGRLDGLVEK, from the coding sequence ATGAGAACCAGGGTCGCCGAGATGCTCGGTGTCGAATTCCCGATCTGCGCCTTCAGCCATTGCCGCGACGTGGTGGCCGCGGTGACCAACGCGGGCGGATTCGGCATCCTGGGCGCCACCGCGCACAGCCCGGCGCGACTGCGCAGCGAGCTGACCTGGATCGAGCAGCAGACCGGCGGCAAGCCCTACGGGGTCGACCTGCTGCTGCCGCCCAAATACGTCGGCGCCGAGCAGGGCGGGATCGACACCGACCAGGCCCGGACCCTGCTGCCCGAGGAGCATCGCGCGTTCGTCGACGACCTGCTGGCCCGCTACGGCGTGACGGCGCCCGCCGGGGACGCCCGCCCGTCCGTGGGCGGTTTGAACATCTCGCCCAAGAGCTACCAGCCGCTGCTCGACGTGGCCTTCGACCACGACATCCGGCTGATCGCCAGCGCGCTCGGCCCACCCCCGTCGGACCTCGTCGAACGCGCCCACGCCGCCGGCGTGCTGGTGGCCGCGCTGGCCGGCACCACCCGCCACGCCCAGCGGCACGCCGCCGCCGGCGTCGACCTGATCGTCGCGCAGGGCACCGAGGCGGGCGGCCACACCGGCGAGGTGGCGACGATGGTGCTGGTGCCGGAGGTCGTCGACGCCGTGGCCCCGGTGCCGGTGCTCGCCGCCGGGGGGATCGCCCGCGGCCGCCAGATCGCGGCGGCGCTGGCGCTGGGCGCCGAGGGCGTGTGGTGCGGGTCGGTGTGGCTGACCACCGAGGAAGCCGAGACGGTGCCCGTGGTCAAGGAGAAGTTCCTGGCCGCCACGTCCTCGGACACGGTGCGGTCGCGCTCGATGACCGGCAAGCCGGCGCGCATGCTGCGCACCGCCTGGACCGAGGAGTGGGACCGGCCGGAGAACCCCGACCCGCTGGGCATGCCGTTGCAGACCGCGCTGATCACCGAGCCGCAGCTGCGCATCAATTCCGCCGCCGCCCACGACGGTGCCAGGGCGCGTGAGCTGGCGACTTACTTCGTCGGGCAGGTGGTGGGCTCGCTCGATCGGGTCCGCCCGACGCGCTCGGTGGTGCTGGACATGGTCGAGGAATTCATCGACACGATCGGCCGGCTCGACGGCCTGGTCGAGAAGTGA
- a CDS encoding carboxymuconolactone decarboxylase family protein: MTTARLPKLPLDEAKAAADEAAVPNYMAELSIFQVLLNHPPLARAINDLLATMLWHGALDARLRELAIMRIGWLTACDYEWTQHWRVASRLGVPGDDLLGVRDWRNYAGFGPAERAVLAATDDVVRDGAVSAASWAACEREFDGDTTVLVELVTVIGAWRMVSSILQSLEVPLEDGVSSWPPDGRPPGPKG; encoded by the coding sequence ATGACAACAGCGCGCCTGCCCAAACTGCCACTGGACGAAGCCAAAGCCGCCGCCGACGAAGCGGCCGTCCCCAACTATATGGCCGAACTGAGCATCTTCCAAGTGCTGCTCAACCATCCGCCGCTGGCGCGCGCCATCAACGACCTGCTCGCCACCATGCTCTGGCACGGCGCCCTCGACGCGCGGTTGCGCGAGTTGGCGATCATGCGGATCGGCTGGCTGACCGCGTGCGACTACGAGTGGACGCAGCATTGGCGCGTCGCGTCCCGGCTCGGCGTCCCGGGTGACGACCTGCTCGGCGTGCGAGATTGGCGGAACTACGCCGGGTTTGGGCCCGCCGAGCGGGCGGTGCTGGCGGCGACCGACGACGTGGTGCGCGACGGCGCGGTCAGCGCCGCGAGCTGGGCGGCCTGCGAGCGCGAATTCGACGGCGACACAACGGTTCTCGTCGAGCTGGTCACGGTCATCGGCGCGTGGCGCATGGTCTCCTCCATCCTGCAGAGCCTTGAGGTGCCGCTTGAGGACGGCGTATCGAGCTGGCCTCCGGACGGCCGGCCGCCCGGGCCCAAGGGTTGA